In Ruminiclostridium josui JCM 17888, the genomic window AGTTTAGTGAGGATGATTTGGTTGGCGAACTTCATTTAAGGAGTGGTGAACAGCAGGTTGCCTATAGAAATGGTAACAGGTATGTCGAAAGCTTCACGGAGTTTGATATTGACAAATCCGGCAACTCAGAAGTAAAAGTACGGGAGAATGGCGTTTATATAATAACCGGAGGAATTAGTGGAATAGGTTATGAAGTTGGCAAATACCTGGCGAATGAAGCCAAGGTTAATATTATATTGGTTAATCGCTCGAAAATGCCCCAACGTGACACATGGGATACTATTTCGGCTAACAACGAAAACAAGAAGCTTTTGGAGAAGATATCAGCTATTAAGAGTCTTGAAAAAACAGGCTCAACTGTTGAATACTACAGTGCGGATGTTTCAGATGAGATTCATGTACGAAATCTCATAAATAGCATAAAAGAAAAGTATGGTAATATCCATGGGATTATTCATAGTGCCGGTGTTGCTGATGACAGACTCATTATCGAAAAAAATAAAGAGGATTTTGACGCTATTATCCGAGCCAAAGTTTATGGTACTTGGTTATTAAATCATTTTTCAAATGCAGAAAACCTTGATTTTTTCATATTGTTTTCATCAGTATCATCCATATTGGCTGCTCCCGGACAAGGTGATTATTCTGCTGCAAATGCATATCTGGATTCCTTTAGTGATTATAGAAGGGGCAATGGAAAAAAAGCCACAACCATTAACTGGGTTGCATGGAAAGAAATAGGAATGGCTGTAGAAAAGGGATTTACTGCGGATACCACTTTTAAAGCAATAACTACAAAAAAAGCCATGGATTGCTTTGATAAGGTGTTTCATAGAGATATCTCAAGAGTGTTGATTGGTGAGCTGAATTTTGAGAGTAATATGGCAGCTTTATTGGAGAAAGCGCCTTTTGAACTTTCTGATGATATAAAACATAAATTAAAGGAATCTGCAAAACAGCGCGCTTTATTAAAGGAACAGAATGTCTCAAATAATAGGCCCAATGTGAGACTGAAGGGGAAAGAAACAAACCAATACAGCAAGATTGAGCAGCAAATTGCTGAGGTGTGTATGGCTGTCCTTGGATTTAAAGAAATTGACATATATGATAATTTCTTTGACTTAGGTGCAGATTCCATTGCGCTTTCACAGATGTTTAAAGAGTTGGATAAATATTTTCCGAATATGCTAAGTGTGACAAAGGTGTTTGCGTATCCTAGTATTTCAGCTTTAGCAAAATATCTGAGTGAGCAACTGGACGAATCAGATTCCCAAGGTTCTCATGATAATCTCATGCTTGAGGAAGAATCGGAACCTGATAAAAACGACAGTATTGCTATAATCGGGATAGGTTCATACTTGCCAACAGGCCATAATTTGGATGAATTCTGGAATAGCATACGAAATGGTAAAGACCTTATTAGAAATATACCGGAAAATAGAAAAAAGGATATTGAAAAATATCTTTCATTTAAAGGGGAGGATATCGGAAATCTTAAATTCTTAGAAGCAGCATATTTGGAAGAAATTGACGGATTTGACTACAAATTCTTTAAATTATCTCCAAAGGAAGCGTCATTGATGGATCCCAACCAGAGAAAATTCCTAGAGACAGCCTGGACTGCTATCGAGGATGGAGGCTATGGAGGAAATAAATTAAAGGGGACAAAAACAGGTGTTTTCGTAGGGTTTTCTAATAACCCGCTTAATAACTATGTGGATATAATTTCAGATGTAGAGCCGGGGGAACTTCCTATTTCCTTGTCTGGGAACCTGACATCCATAATCCCCAGCAGAATTTCATATCTCCTTGACCTTAAGGGACCCAGTATGCTTATAGATACTGCATGTTCTTCGTCCTTGACTGCTGTACATACGGCATGCAGAAGTTTAAAGAGCGGAGAGTGTGATATAGCAATTGCGGGCGGAGTAAAAATAAATATAATGCCCTTGGACAATGAAATAAAAATCGGCATTGAATCATCAACAGGCCGAACAAGAGCCTTTGATGATGATTCTGACGGGACAGGTATAGGAGAAGGAGTAATAAGCTTTCTTTTAAAACCTTTAAAGAGGGCAATTGAGGATAAAGACAACATATATGCCATAATCAAGGGAAGCGCTGTGAATCAGGACGGGACTTCTGTGGGTATCACAGCACCAAATGTTAAGGCACAAACAGAGGTAATCCTTGAAGCATGGAGAGATTCGAAGATTGATCCGGCTACATTGTCATATATCGAAGCCCACGGAACAGGTACAGAATTAGGTGATCCTCTTGAAATAGAAGGATTGAATGAAGCATTCAGGAAGCATACCAAAAAAAGAAATTTCTGTGCCATAAGTACTGTAAAATCAAATATAGGACACCTTTATGAGGCTTCTGGTATGGCAGGATTATTAAAGGCAGTTTTGTCCTTAAAACATAAAGAACTGGCTCCGTCCATCCATTTTGTGAAACCAAACGATAAGATAGATTTTATTGATACTGCAGTTTATGTAAATGACAGGTTGACAAAATGGGATGTAAATAACACAGCCAGAAGGTGTGGAATAAGCTCTTTCGGATTTAGTGGAACCAACTGCCATGTAGTTCTTGAAGAAGCTCCTGAAATTAAATATGAATCAGTAGCCCATGACAGCAGTGCGGAAATAATCGGACTCACTGCAAAGAGCGAAGCTGCACTATATGAATTGGTGAGAAGATATAAAACATTTCTCCAGAATTCAGAAGGAATATGTTTAAAAGATATATGCAGCACTGCAAACACGGGAAGAACCCATCATAATTTCAGACTGGCTGTAGTTGCTAAAGATAAAAAAGAACTTCTGTATAAGCTTGATTTTATTCTGGAAAACAAGTTTAGTGGATTAGACAGGGCTATAGGATTCTATGGTAAACATTTTGTCATCATGATCGACAAAGAAATCCTTCAGCAAGGCGAGTTAAGACAGAAGGAGAAACTTGAGCTTACTACTCAGGTGGGATTACTCACTGAGGAATTGGCAGAGCAGGATATATTTGATAACAGCTTATTGGAGCGTTTATGTGAGTTATATGTAAAGGGAGCTGACGTTGACTGGGATATTCTTTATAGGGGAAATAGAGCAGGAAAGAAAGTAAGTTTGCCTTCCTACCCCTTTGAAAAACACAGGTGTTGGATAAATATAGACTCAGCTGAAAAACGCAACTTTAGTGATAACATCAAAGTTATACACCCATTATTGGAAAAGCAAATGGTTGAATCCATAGACCAGATTATTTTTTCTACTGAGTTTAGCCCTAAAAAACATTTTGTACTATCAGATCACATAATTATGGGAAGCTATGTAATACCCGGGACTACATACATAGAAATGATATATCAAGCGGGCCGAAGGTTATCTGATGATGGTCAGATACAGATAAATGATATAACTTTCTATACTCCTGTGGTACTAAGGGAATCTGATACAAGAGAAGTTCAGACAATTGTTAAATTTAAAGATAGAAGCTTTGAATTTACTATTGTAAGCCATATTGCTGACAGCAACGACGGCACACTTAAAAAGTGGATAAAACATGCAGAGGGTAATTTTAGCTTTCATGAGGACACAGCATTTACAAGCCATGACATTAATCAGATTAAAGAAAGATGTTCTTGTGACATACTTGAGATTAAGCAAAATGAACTTTCAAAAGGCTTTATTGAGTTCGGACCAAGATGGCTGAATATACATAAGCTGTGGGTTGGCAGTGAAACGGCACTTGCCCAATTATCTCTGCCGGATGAATTTGTACATGACATGGAGACTTATTACATACATCCATGTATGCTGGACATGGCTGCTGCAGCATATTGTTTTACTTATGAGAAAAGGTATCTTCCGTTATCTTACAAGAGACTAAAGGTATACGGAAAAATGCCTCATAAGTTTTACAGCTATATTAAAAGTATAAATATAGGAGCAAATGAAGAAGTCGTAAGTTTTGATATAGATTTAGTCGACGAGAACGGCAAAGTATTTATCGAGATAACTGAGTTTTCTCTAAAAAAGGTTCATGAGTTTAAAACGCTGGTCAGAGATAATATCTTTACATATTCAAAATGGATACCAGCAGATATTTCTTCAAGTGAGGTTGTATTAAATCAAGGGCTTACAGTTGTACTTAGACACATGGACGGTGCTGGCAAAAAAATAGCTGAAGAAATCAAAGCTGCTGGAGAAGACATAATAGAAGTAGTACAAGGGTCGGCGTATGAGAAATTTAATGATGGTATGTACAGAATAAGTGAATCAAAGGAAAGCTATGATGAACTTATAAAAGATTTGAAGGACAAAAAGGTATCTCGGATAATACATATGCTGACTGTTGATGACAATAACAGCTCATCATCAGATGAGAATACGGGTAGCAACTTGAGTAAAGGATTATACAGCCTGTTTTACCTTACAAAAAGTATGGTGAAATACGGATTAAAAGATGATTTGGATTTGATAGTGATATCCAAAAATGCAAACGAGATTACAGGTGAAGAAATAAGTATAAATCCTGAGAATGCAGCGTTATTCGGATTGTCAAAGGTAATATCCAAAGAGCATCAAGGGATAAGATGCAAATTTGTTGATGTTGACAATAAATCTGGGAACTACGTAATTATGAAAGAGGCTGTATTTAATAAAAATCCTGACAATATGGCTATAAGAAATAATATCAAGTATATAAACAGAATTGAAAGAATGAATATAGAAGAGGTACCTGATGAGGTTACGGATATAAGAGAACAAGGGGTATATCTAATAACTGGAGGCTCAGGAGGGCTAGGACTTGAATTTGCAAAGCACATAGCTGCAAAAGGAAAGTCGGTAAAAATTGCTCTTGTGGGACGTTCTGAAATTCCACTCCGTGAAGAATGGGATAGTATTCTTGAAAGCGGGTGTGACAGAAAGATAGAAAGACTGATTAGAACAATCCTTGATATTGAATCCCCAGGCTCAAAGGTTATTTATTGCAGTGCTGATATTTCAATTTATGAGCAAGCGGAAAAAGCACTAAATGAAATAAGAAAGAATTTTGGCTCTATAAATGGGATTATTCATGCAGCCGGAGTAGCCGGAAGCGGTTTTATCTTTATGAAAGAAGAAGGTGAACTTCGGAAGGTAATAGCTCCTAAAATCCAAGGTACGGTTATTCTGGACACATTGACAAGGGAGGATAAGCCTGACTTCATGATTCTGTTTTCGTCAATTGCATCCTTTTTGGCATATCCGGGTCAAGGTGATTACACTGCAGCAAGTTTATTCTTAAACTCCTATGCGGCATATAGAAACAGGCTTGGCAAAAAGACAATATCAATAAACTGGCCGGCATGGAAGGAAACAGGAATGGCAGTAGACCATGGTGTGAATACCGATACAGCATTTAAGGCCATATCAACAGCTGAGGCCCTAGGCGCTTTTGATGAAATTATAAATAAGAAACTATCTGAAATCATTGTTGGAGAATTGGATTCAGAGTATTTTACCAAGAACGGTGAAAGCAGTATTTTGGCAAATAATCTGATGGCAGCATTTACGAAGAAAAAGAAACATAATGAGCAGAAAGAAATTAATAAGAGTAAATCCCTCAGTGTTCAGATTAAGGACAAAAATATTGAAGAGCTGGATGACATCGAAATTCTTTTGTCAGGAATATGGGCAAAGGTTTTAGGTATGACAGAAATTGATATTTATGAGAATTTCTATGAAATGGGTGGAGACTCAATCCTTGCAACACAAATGTTTAAAGAAATAGACAAGGAATTTCCGGGAGTTATAGATATTGCTGACATATTCTCATATTCGTCAGTAAGTCAACTAGCAACATATATTAAGGACAAAACAGACAACAAGGGTATTGATAATGCTGGCGCTAAAGAAAATACGGATTTCGGAGTAGTCGAAGAAAGCAATATAGAAGATATTTTGGACAAGTTGGTAAAAGGCGAAATTTCCATGAGTGAAGCTGATGAAGTTATCAAAACCGGAGGTAAAGCATAGTGGAAAAAATTAAGAAATATATATATGAGCAGGTAATATCTCAGAAGATATCAAAAAATGAAGCTGCATTGATGTTAAAGGAGCTATATGAAAACCAAGAGGATAACAATAAGGATATAGCTGTTATAGGTATGGACTGCAGACTTCCAAAAGCAAATAATATAAATGAATTCTGGGATAACTTGCTAAGCGGCATAGATTGTATCGGAGATTTTCCCGAAAACCGAAGAAAAGACATTGAAAGTTTTGTTAGAAACAAAGGTAAATTTACAAATGAGGATTTTATTAAACAAGGATATATAGATGATATATCAGGGTTTGACCCTGCCTTTTTCAATATATCACCTGCAGAGGCAAATACGATGGACCCGGTTCAGAGACTGTTTTTGATGGTGGTGTGGGGTGCATTAGAAGATGCAGGGATAAATTTTTCAAAAATAAGCGGCTCTAAAACTGGTGTCTTTGTAGGAAAGGCTCATTTGAATGAACCTCTTTATAAGGATTTTATAGATGACTTTGATATGATAGCATTTAACGGCTCAGCTACTGGGATTTTATCCAGTCGAATATCATACATGCTGAATCTGAATGGCCCAAGTCTTGTAATTGATACAGCGTGTTCATCTAGTCTGGTGGCATTGCATACTGCTTGCCAGTCTTTGATAAATAATGACTGCGAAGTAGCTATAGTCGGTGGGGTAAGGGTAATGCTTCTGCCTGTTAAGGATAACAAGCTTGAAGCTCTTGAGTCTCCTGATTACAAATTAAGACCCTTTGACAACGAAGCAAATGGAACCGTTTGGGGTGAAGGTGTAAGTGCTGTTGTCTTAAAACCATTGTCAAAAGCCATTAAGGATAGAGACAATATATATGCAGTAATAAAAGGCAGCGCATGTAACAATGATGGTGCATCAAACGGGATTTCTGCACCTAATGCCTATGCCCAAGAAAAACTGATTGTGGATTTGTGGGAGAAGAAAAAAATCAATCCCGAAAGCATATCCTATATAGAAGCTCATGGTACAGGAACAGCTTTGGGTGATCCAATC contains:
- a CDS encoding SDR family NAD(P)-dependent oxidoreductase, whose translation is MGVNLSELSSFDLDKVKNESEQKRLTYDDSIGTDIAIIGMSVNLPEANDLSEYWNNLRDGKDSIVEFPETRKGDIEKYLRSLGSDTEDIEFFQAAFLNEIDKFDYGFFKLTPSEASLMSPVQRLFLETTYKTIEDAGYGGSKIMGSKTGVFVGCIGDAEEVTYADILSQSDSAQNPSAFTGNLTSMIPSRISYFLDLKGPSMVVDTACSSSLVAIHLACQAIRNGECDMALAGGIKLFLVPAINKIKLRIDSSNYRSKAFDDSSDGIGVGEGSAAVMLKPLSKALRDRDNIYAVIKGSAINQDGNSIGITAPNVAEQANVIAKAWKNARINPETISYIEAHGTGTNLGDPIEIEGIKRAFSRFTKKKQFCAIGSVKTNIGHLNEAAGIAGLIKLVLCLKYGEIPPSIHFNLPNRKIDFEQSPVYVNDRLVKWDTNGDLRRGAISSFGFSGTNCHMVLEEAPAIRHAGEVKSAGLFVVPISAKSEEALDKLLAAYNSFLYKNPNIEIRDLCYTASLGREHHNHRVAVIAQDLLSLKESISKLCSNGVSKSNYENVFFNNFKVIRGTKSTESDVGLTEDKLEGMNRLAHFKLEEFVRTNKSDKALLSEICSLYSNGADIDWSFLYEKERPQTISLPTYVFDKERCWCEIQEVAAQNCKYDSQKSFYNIVWKQKPLLKDEKGDTPQTIVILRSSEKSYSNFEDKLKNSSARIVSVTLGDGFKQINNNKYITDTFENSFNLLFDKIKESKSVQIVYLLAAEINESAKTTDELQRNLEHGLYSLFNIAKAVKGYDFDSTSILIVAGNISKIAENDNIIIPENATISGLAKVINREFTNISCRLIDIDDEFSEDDLVGELHLRSGEQQVAYRNGNRYVESFTEFDIDKSGNSEVKVRENGVYIITGGISGIGYEVGKYLANEAKVNIILVNRSKMPQRDTWDTISANNENKKLLEKISAIKSLEKTGSTVEYYSADVSDEIHVRNLINSIKEKYGNIHGIIHSAGVADDRLIIEKNKEDFDAIIRAKVYGTWLLNHFSNAENLDFFILFSSVSSILAAPGQGDYSAANAYLDSFSDYRRGNGKKATTINWVAWKEIGMAVEKGFTADTTFKAITTKKAMDCFDKVFHRDISRVLIGELNFESNMAALLEKAPFELSDDIKHKLKESAKQRALLKEQNVSNNRPNVRLKGKETNQYSKIEQQIAEVCMAVLGFKEIDIYDNFFDLGADSIALSQMFKELDKYFPNMLSVTKVFAYPSISALAKYLSEQLDESDSQGSHDNLMLEEESEPDKNDSIAIIGIGSYLPTGHNLDEFWNSIRNGKDLIRNIPENRKKDIEKYLSFKGEDIGNLKFLEAAYLEEIDGFDYKFFKLSPKEASLMDPNQRKFLETAWTAIEDGGYGGNKLKGTKTGVFVGFSNNPLNNYVDIISDVEPGELPISLSGNLTSIIPSRISYLLDLKGPSMLIDTACSSSLTAVHTACRSLKSGECDIAIAGGVKINIMPLDNEIKIGIESSTGRTRAFDDDSDGTGIGEGVISFLLKPLKRAIEDKDNIYAIIKGSAVNQDGTSVGITAPNVKAQTEVILEAWRDSKIDPATLSYIEAHGTGTELGDPLEIEGLNEAFRKHTKKRNFCAISTVKSNIGHLYEASGMAGLLKAVLSLKHKELAPSIHFVKPNDKIDFIDTAVYVNDRLTKWDVNNTARRCGISSFGFSGTNCHVVLEEAPEIKYESVAHDSSAEIIGLTAKSEAALYELVRRYKTFLQNSEGICLKDICSTANTGRTHHNFRLAVVAKDKKELLYKLDFILENKFSGLDRAIGFYGKHFVIMIDKEILQQGELRQKEKLELTTQVGLLTEELAEQDIFDNSLLERLCELYVKGADVDWDILYRGNRAGKKVSLPSYPFEKHRCWINIDSAEKRNFSDNIKVIHPLLEKQMVESIDQIIFSTEFSPKKHFVLSDHIIMGSYVIPGTTYIEMIYQAGRRLSDDGQIQINDITFYTPVVLRESDTREVQTIVKFKDRSFEFTIVSHIADSNDGTLKKWIKHAEGNFSFHEDTAFTSHDINQIKERCSCDILEIKQNELSKGFIEFGPRWLNIHKLWVGSETALAQLSLPDEFVHDMETYYIHPCMLDMAAAAYCFTYEKRYLPLSYKRLKVYGKMPHKFYSYIKSINIGANEEVVSFDIDLVDENGKVFIEITEFSLKKVHEFKTLVRDNIFTYSKWIPADISSSEVVLNQGLTVVLRHMDGAGKKIAEEIKAAGEDIIEVVQGSAYEKFNDGMYRISESKESYDELIKDLKDKKVSRIIHMLTVDDNNSSSSDENTGSNLSKGLYSLFYLTKSMVKYGLKDDLDLIVISKNANEITGEEISINPENAALFGLSKVISKEHQGIRCKFVDVDNKSGNYVIMKEAVFNKNPDNMAIRNNIKYINRIERMNIEEVPDEVTDIREQGVYLITGGSGGLGLEFAKHIAAKGKSVKIALVGRSEIPLREEWDSILESGCDRKIERLIRTILDIESPGSKVIYCSADISIYEQAEKALNEIRKNFGSINGIIHAAGVAGSGFIFMKEEGELRKVIAPKIQGTVILDTLTREDKPDFMILFSSIASFLAYPGQGDYTAASLFLNSYAAYRNRLGKKTISINWPAWKETGMAVDHGVNTDTAFKAISTAEALGAFDEIINKKLSEIIVGELDSEYFTKNGESSILANNLMAAFTKKKKHNEQKEINKSKSLSVQIKDKNIEELDDIEILLSGIWAKVLGMTEIDIYENFYEMGGDSILATQMFKEIDKEFPGVIDIADIFSYSSVSQLATYIKDKTDNKGIDNAGAKENTDFGVVEESNIEDILDKLVKGEISMSEADEVIKTGGKA